The sequence below is a genomic window from Leptospira inadai serovar Lyme str. 10.
CTCATTCCTAAGTTCTAAACCGAACGGTTTTCGAAGGCTGATAAAGAATGAATTCCAATACACCCATACGAGTCGTGATCATCGACGATTCCCTCCTAGTACGGAATATTATTTCTGATCAGATCCAAAAGGATGAAAAAATCCAAGTGATAGCGACCGGAAAGACCGGCTTGGATTGCATCGAATTAACGGAAAAATTGAAGCCCGATCTCGTAATACTGGATGTCGAAATGCCGGTGTTGGACGGACTGTCTGCCCTCCAAGAATTGCAGAAACGAAAACTCGGAATACCGGTGATGATGCTTTCGGTATTGACCCAGCACGGCGCTGAAGCCACGTTTAAGGCTTTGGAATACGGGGCGATCGATTTTATTCCGAAACCTTCCAGCTCGAGTCAATTCAATCCCGAGGAGTTGGGAGCGGTCTTACGCCATAGAATTCTTTCCTATTTCGAAAGCGTGCGTACGATTCTACCTATCGTCGATCCGCATCGACTTTCGGATTCGTTAAAGGCTAGGTTTTCTAAGGGCGAAACGAAGGCGATTGAGGCGGTTTGTATCGGTACTTCCACCGGCGGGCCAAAAGCTCTGCAAACCGTTTTTTCCGATTTTCCGGAAGGATTTCGCTTACCGATTTTCGTCGTACAACATATGCCCGTTGGATTTACTAAAGCATTCGCTTCACGTTTAAATGATAACTCGAAAATCCGGGTAAAAGAAGCGGAAGACGGCGAACCCGTGGAAGCCGGTGTCGGCTATGTTGCACCGGGCGACGCTCATCTTCGCATTGAAACTAGAGCAGGCCGGAAATGGATTGCATTAGGCAAGGAAGCCCTTGTAAATGGACACAGGCCCTCCGTCGAAGTTCTTTTTGACAGCGCAATCCAAGAATACGGTAGCGCCTTGATCGGTGTGATAATGACCGGTATGGGAAAGGATGGGGCCGCTGCGACTCTTCGAATGAGAGAAACCGGAGCGGCTACGATCGCCCAAGACGAGGCAAGTTCGGTGATTTTCGGAATGAACCGCCAAGCCATTGAAATGGGCGGGGTTCAATTCGTAGAACCGGTTAGCGCAATTACAACTAGGATACTTTCTATTCTTAAAGAAAGGGGAAATTAAAAATATGGCCAGAATTCTCGTAGTGGACGACGCAAAGTTTATGAGGA
It includes:
- a CDS encoding protein-glutamate methylesterase/protein-glutamine glutaminase is translated as MNSNTPIRVVIIDDSLLVRNIISDQIQKDEKIQVIATGKTGLDCIELTEKLKPDLVILDVEMPVLDGLSALQELQKRKLGIPVMMLSVLTQHGAEATFKALEYGAIDFIPKPSSSSQFNPEELGAVLRHRILSYFESVRTILPIVDPHRLSDSLKARFSKGETKAIEAVCIGTSTGGPKALQTVFSDFPEGFRLPIFVVQHMPVGFTKAFASRLNDNSKIRVKEAEDGEPVEAGVGYVAPGDAHLRIETRAGRKWIALGKEALVNGHRPSVEVLFDSAIQEYGSALIGVIMTGMGKDGAAATLRMRETGAATIAQDEASSVIFGMNRQAIEMGGVQFVEPVSAITTRILSILKERGN